TGTGgtacagcaggccaaaagttTCGCCTCTCGACGGCGCGGAGGCGCCTCAGAACTACccatggcaccgcctcggcaAGATAGAGAAGCCTCAGTTCGTCCTGAGCCCGCTCGGGCGCCGACgaccaacagggccccctcggtgcacgaccccCTCGACGACCGATGTGAGGCACAAggtgaccacgatgtggtcagcaggcgacggcgccacgataaTGATGGGCCTGCCCagggctaccacccgcaccgaggtggtcgctacgatagtggggaggaccacagtccttctcctgggccacctggccctcgagtcttcagcaaggccatccacgGCGCCCACTTCTCGGCCTGCTTTTGGCAATCGGCCAACCTctcaaagtacagcggcgagaccaacctcaagctatggctggccgattaccgcctggcttgtcagctaggcggcgtggatgatgacctgctcatcatccacaacctccccttgttcccgtCAGACTcgacgcgagcctggctcgaacacctccctcccttgcagatccacaactggcgcgacttggtaaaggtcttcgtcgggaatttcaaGAGTTATCGCTAGAGGCCGGagaagtctctccgagacttcatccaatgcttctccaagcaatgcaccaagTTGCCCAGCGTTGGCGACTCGGAAATTGTCCAGgcattcctctccggcacctcctgccaagacctggtccgagagttaggccggaacgtaCCGACCAtggcggccgcactcctcgacattgccaccaacttcgcctcgggcgaagaggctgtcggggccatcttccccggcaacgatgccaaggggaagcggagggacaagGCCCTCGGGGCCTcagccccccacctccccaagaaaaagaaaaagggttgccaggggaagcaggaggtcctcgaggctggTCTAGTCGCCGTAGTAGATCGCAAGAATCCTTGAGGCCCCaccagaggccccgggctcttcgacgacatgcttaagaagccctacccttaccaccagggcctagtgaagcacaccctcgaagagtgcaccatgctccggtgttactacgccaagctcgggctccccaacgacgatgccaagaagaaggacGCCAAcgatagggacaacgacaaggacgacgggttccccgaggtgtacaacgccttcatgatctttggcgggccctCAGCATGCCTCACGGCACGTCAGCAAAAGATggagcgccgggaggtcttcttggttaaggtggccactccccggtaccttgactggtcttgggaggcgatcacctttgatcgggatgaccaccccgattacgtcccaaaccccgggcagtacccactcgtcattgactcgatcatcggcaacacccggctcaccaaggtgttgatggacgaaggcagcggtcttaacatcctctacgccaacaccctagaactCCTAGGGCTCAACCAGTCACAGCTCCGAGGCGatgccgcgcccttccacggcatcgtgccagggaaacacacgcgacccctcgggcgcatcgacttgcccgtctgcttcgtcactccctccaactactgcaaggagttcctcaccttcgaggtggttgggttcaaggggacctaccacgccatcctagggggcccgtgctacgccaagttcatggtgatccccaactacacctacctcaagctcaagatgccgggccccaacggcgtcatcactgtcgagtccacgtatgagcatgcatacgactgcgacgtcaaatgcatcgagtacgccgaggctcccgtggaggccaagaccctcatcgtcaacctcaacCGACTTGGTAGCGAGCCGCCCGAGCCCAAGCGTCGTGCCGGGACTtttgagcccgcggaggccatcaaactcatcctggtcgaccccacctgctccaacggCCGTGCGCTGAGGAGCAGCACCACCCTCGATAGcaaataggaagtcgtgctcgtcgactttctccacgtGAATGCTGAcgtattcgcgtggagtccctcggacatgccgagcatacTGAGGAAGGtcatcgagcacgccttagacatctgggccggctctagactggtgaagcagcgcctgtgccaattcgatgaggaaaagcgcagggccatcgatgaggaggtgcagaagcttttggccaccggattcatcaaggaagtgtcccatccagagtggttagctaatcctatattagttaagaagaaaaatgggaagtggaggatgtgtgtagactacactggtttgaataaagcgtgtccaaaagttccattcccattacctcgaatcgaccaaatcattgactccactgcgggatgcgaaaccctatctttccttgatgcgtattctggttaccatcaaatcaagatgaaagaatctgaccagcttgtgacttctttcatcaccccatttgacatgtactgctatgtgactatgccgttcggcctcagaaacataggggccacatactagcgatgcatgacctaggtctttggcgagcacatcgggcgaaccattaaggcctacgtggacgacattgtggtcaagtccaagaaggccagtgatctcatcgacgacttggagatagccttcagatgccttagagagaaaggcatcaagctcaaccccaaaaagTGTGTCTTCAGGGTttcccgaggcatgctcttgggattcatagtctcagagcgcggcatcgaggccaacccagagaaggtcttggccatgaccaacatgggaccaatctgagacctcaaaggagtgcagagggttatgggatgtcttgtggccctgagccgcttcatctcgcgccttggcgaaaagggcttgcctctgtaccacctcttgagaaaatccgaacgcttttcttggacccctgaggacgaagaagccctcaccaagctcaaggcactgctcaccaatcctctcgTCCTGGTGCCGCCAACCaagggtgaggccctcttactctacgtcaccgcaacaacccaagtggtcagcgcggccgtagtggtcgagaggtaggaagaggggcatgctctacccgtccaatgaCATgtctacttcattagtgaggtgctctccgagactaagtcAAGCTACCCCCacattcagaagttgatctacaccatagtcttggctcgacgcaagctgcgtcactacttcgagtcccacccggtgaccgtggtgttgTCTTTCcttctgggagagataatctagaaccgggaggcctcgggtaggatagccaagtgggccgtcgaactcatgggggaagccctgtcttttgcgcctcgaaaagcaattaaatcataggtcttggccgattttgtggctgagtggaccgacacctaACTACCACCTGCTCAGATCCAGGCGGAatgttggaccatgtactttgatgggtccctaatgaagaccggggcaggcgtgggtctgctcttcatctcaccccttggagtgcacatgcgctacatgattcggctccactttgctgcctccaacaacgcaaccgagtatgaagcccttgtcaatggcttgcagattgccatcgaacttggagtacggcgtctcgacatacGGGGCGATTCGTAGCTCATCATCGATAAAGTAATGAAGGAgttgaactgccatgaccccaaaatggaggcgtactgcaagttggtacgtcgcctagaagacaagttcgacggtcttgaactcaaccacattgcacgaaaattcaacgaggccgtggatgaactggcaaagatggcgtcggcacgggccccggtccccccgaacatcttcaccagagacctccacaagccttccatcgactatgcctcggcgGAGGAAGAGGGCCCACTGGTTGAGcccaccgtagggcccgaggccccctctgtcaccgagGCCCCTGCGGCCGAGCTCGAGGCCATGGAAGTCAacgcggagcctcccgaggccgaccagggcacagactggcgagtcccattccttgattgcctcattcgaggagagcttcctgtagataggaccaaagcccgacggcttgcgcgacgagccaaaacttacgtcctcagcaacggcgagttgtacaggcgaagcccatctggcgttctccaacgatgcatcaccaccgaggcaggccaagccctactttgggacttgcatgcaggagcctacgggcaccatgcggcgcctcagacGCTCATCAGAAAcgccttccaccaagggttctactggccaacggcggttactgacgccaccaagctggtacgctcctgcgagggatgccagtactatgcgcagcagacgcacctcccggcccaaaccctccaaaccatccccattacctggccatttgccgtatgggggctcgatatggttgggcctctgtagactccctcgagggctatacccatttgctggtagcgatcgataagttctccaagtggatcgaggcttgtccaatcactcgaatcaaatccgagcaagcggtgctattcttcactgatatcatccataggttcggggttccaaacaccatcatcaccgacaatgggacacaattcaccagccacaagttcctgatgttctacgacaaccaccacatccatgtggcctggtcggccgtaggacacactaggacaaacggccaagtagaacatgccaacaacatgatcctacagggcctcaagccaagaatatacaaccggttgaaaacatttggcaagaaatggcttgccggactcccgtcggtcatctagagcctaaggaacactccgagTCGAGCCACAGGATTCACActattcttcctggtctatggggccgaggccatcctccccactaacttggagtacggttccctgaggctataggcctacaacgagcaaagcaaccgcactgcctgtgaggacgccctcgaccaactagaggaagcctgagacgtCACGCTGCTacacttggccaagtaccagcaagccctacgacgctatcaagcccggcgcattcgaagtcgagacctaaaggtgggcgacctggtgctaagactgaggcagagcaataagggctgccacaagctgaccctgccatgggaagggtcatacatcgtcgcccaagtgctaaagcccaggacctacaagctagccaacgagaagggcgaaatcctcaccaacgcttggaacatagaatagctacgtcgcttctacccttaaatttccaagcattctatacattgtttctcgaaatacaataaagaagcattctttagttgttttaaTTTTTCAAGAGGGGGATCAGCGTTACAAtaacactataagggagactcggctctatctctatagaggtgcccaccgcggggctcgaacaagactcggctctgcctctgcagaactgagcctccctcgggggctagaaggggggatcaccccctaagtcccagacaccatttttagtcattttttgaaaaaatttctaCACCAAACTCTCTCTCGTACTCTAGCAAattgattgtaaaaaacctaaggaccgaaagtctgtctcagggccaaaaggccggccgagccacgagacggcctacgcctctaggctatggcaactccctcaccaccttttgctcgaggggcagcttaggctccgaggaagttttttgcaagtgatatgttcaaagacgagatAGAGAGCAGATGCTCGGAAATACAAcaaaaacgattaaaaagcgtATACACATAAGTACTGCAAAAATGCCTcaatggccacaagcgttatggtacaataatgtaagtcctaatctatttacatggcccctttggcccaggtcaaagctcaaggtcGCCAACGTCGGTGGTtggcgtaggaggaaccacctcctctttgaacagcttggccagcgccgtgccaggggcctcagccacctccaccagcttcattaCCTCTTCCTCGGCCTTCTCGTCATCCTTAGCCACGACATAACCATCGCTGATGCCCTCGAGATCAATGCTggtgtagtgcgaggagacgacggccagggcacgcttgacgcccgtatgaaGCGCCCCCCGGAGCCGCTcgtggactcggccgctcaacgcgatcaggcggctcccaagggagctacctgactcGACCCCCccgacctccagggcctcacaGGTGGTACAGGCGGTGCTCTATAGCACATTGTGCTCCTAGATCTCGACCTCGAGCACTGCCTGCACTACGACGAAGGCCTCGGCtacccgggtgacctccttctccaaccctgtgcCAAGACAAGCAGGACAGGGTTAAGCATGAAAGAAAAACAAGCTGAACAGGGGTgcaagcctatgagactcacccttggctttctccctctagtttttgacctcaacccgagaggccttggccaccctggaagcctccctctctagctctacGTCGCATCAGGGAGTCAGGGGTcaaacgcaagaaaaacaaataaaacaaggggtgcGGCTcaacgggactcaccctcggccttttccttccaggACAAGGCCTCGACctgggaggcctcggccaccttgagggacTCTGCTAGGGAacctttcgtcagcaggtgcgcgccctgctcTGCCCCTAGCTACCCAGCGACGGCCTTGGCAAAGGCCTCCACTTGTTTGGCCcgggacctaaaggtgtcccgctCACCAGCCACTCGAGtcaactcctcctctagctccttgatccatgCCGCtaaaggggcggcctgctcccaAGTCATGGCCGCCTTGACCTTCATATCAGCATAGCAAAGGcaaaggtcctccacctccatgctccgcactgacagaagctcattggcattgGCGAGCAAGTCCTTCTACTGCCGAAGCtagtcctagacgtccctctctcACCGAAGGAACAACGACTTCCTGAGGGACCAGGCCTTGAGCTCCTGGATAGGTAGAATAGACGTCAAGCACTGCAAGAAAACTCGAGAAAAGTTGACACAGCATAAGAAAAGAAGGTGCGTACCTGGGCAACGCcgggcagatcgtcagccacgacggacagcgctgtccacagCGATTGCTCCGCCAGATGGTGGAATTGCTTGAAGGAGTTCCAGCGCCCCCCCTCGGCCGCATCCTCGAGggtgaatagaggctccccctcaaggTCATCCCTGCTTCACCATAAGACACGCGGGCTATCCCACCCACGGGGCTTGGGCTATACCTAGAcgagggccgagctcccctcACCAGAGGTCGGAGCTAGCTGCTatgtggtgctggccgccttggcgtccgccacctccttccctcgAGAAGTGTTgtcggaggagattgaatgaacctccacctcccgaGTGCTCTCCTGTGAAGGCGGCAGGTCTTGGACTAGGGGTAGTACcgaagcttgccccgcctccacCACCTCGACCTCGGTGGTCCCGAGAGCTTCGGCCtttgccacctcggcctcggtggtcctaggagccCCGACGCTCGCCACCTCAGCTTCAGAAGGCCTGGAAGCCCCAGCCTCCGCCACTTCGgcctcggaggtcctaggggtctcggcctcaccctcggtggcctcagcgactgagGGTGCCTCGGCTTCATCTAACTCGCGGGCCTTGGCCTCGTGGggcgtaggcgcctcctcccccgcttgcttTGTGGCCACCTTAGTAGtctctccttgggcgaccggccCCTTCGGGTCAGCCCTGGCCAACATCGCGCCATGctgtatggcggcttgcgcctccaccacccattgggtggtggagctggtgctcaccttgagcgccttacgtggcgccaaggtgggcgcttccgcctgacgcttctggctgaaggcaaagcactcacttggtcagcatacgaccaaggaATGAGTGGAAGATGCTACAAACTCCATcgacaaaacacttaccttgaacggggacacaatagcttccgcactgcgtccctcgtcctctgcaatagcggtggtggcggcggtggcacggcccctGTGTCCACCGGTGCCGGCCGGCCCACGACGGACTCCgacgccccctcgaccctctgcggAGGCTGTGGGGTCACCCTCGCCGTCACCcgttccacctccaccgtcgagcccAACGGGCTAACGACGCGCTTCCCCAACGCCCGTGTCTCGGGTGTGTCAGCCTTGGCCCCAGGGCGAGCGATTGCTAGCCCCGAGGCATCctcacctcctcctcctagagatgCCGGGCCGCTCGCCGACGCCCCTAGCGCCGTccccctgacgtcagggagatggtccagaggaCCCCGCCCCGCCTCACTCTCGTTGTCATCACTCGAAGAGTCCGTCGACGACGGTGATGGAGATggctccaccgggagaccatcgtgcctctgCTGTCGGCGATGTTTCTCTAGCTTGTcgcgctcgaggctcttcctcttaTGCCTTGCCTCCTTGGCGTCCTTTCACTTCTTGTACGCCTCGGCATGCTCCCTGTTTGCCGCCCGCCACTCTGAGTCCTCAGGAACGGGCAACGGGGAGGCccacacatccctcatcccctacaggaacagCAAATGCAAATAAGGGAACAGATCAAAaatgtaaggagcaaggaggccttagGGGCCGTAGCGGCgcgtgactcaccagagagatgtacccccacgaTGAGCACATTGGGAACGGGGTCAGACCACTGCTCCTCAGttgcccctccaccgtctctctcacccgatgtAGAATCTCCTCGTTGGAGAGGGCGACGGCGGACAACCGGACGCCATCGATCAGCTCATCCGGTGTCATCTCAAACAGGCGCTGCCGCTGAACCattagcggcagcaccctccggtggtggaaggccacCATGACCACAGCCACCATAAGGCCATGGCTACGCAGCCTCTCTAGCGCCTCCAGGAGCGGCCGCAACTTGGGCTGATCAGCCATCGGgatgccatacctccacttctccagctggctctccacgacccacccggtataggggggaagcccactatcatcgttgtggaggtagaaccagctgttgtaccagcggtggttggacgacgcgagctgggctgggatgtagaagggctgcctgtcttggcacacttggagagtgcagccgccagccctcaACACCTTCCGCATGCCTATCATCCAACTTGGTGCTGAGCCCCGcccgaaagaagtggagccatagctcctagtggggggcaatgcctacGTACCCCTCACaaacggcgacgaagatggccacctgcgcaatggagttggggttgaagttgtggagctccgcgccgtagtaatgcgggagcgcccacatgaaccggtccgccagcaagccgagaccacgctcgtggaaggccacaaagctcacgatgtagccatcacgtggcctcggctctagctcaccccccggagcaatccactctggtctgttggggtcggtaaccgggcgaaggaggccgtcgtcgacgagcgactgcagcgtcaCCGTGGATAtgtcggacggaccccaaggatccgcctagacgacaacagcgccgccggccatgggtgcggtggagaatgtggctacggcggtaaggcgtgctctcgctatctctctctctctctctctctctctctcctttcctcccccttctcccttcttctccccggcgctctctgttcttagcaaccgctcaagggcagaaagggcgaacgtaggcaggcaaggtaaggaggggcggggcgAGGCTCGTCACATATTTATGGGGCGAAATGGACGGGCGATGAAactggggaagtttccctcagatctagcatAGTTAATCTGGATCTGACtaaaccgcccacgcgtccaccttttccttacTAACCGCGCGCACACAGCAACGTCCCATCCGCAGACATCATGTTGCATCCAACCACAGCAATGATAGGCGCCGTTCCGCCTCCCTgaggaaccgcctcaaaaggcacaACCGCCGTTGCcagccgatgggaagggaatatcccccacccgattccttttagactaAGAGACTGGGCACCGAGcttgttacggtctaggggttcgaaggctaggcccctgaGGGTCTTGACAGctgccctaggacaaacagagtcagggatgactatgggcgagcccgtacatggctgaggcccaagcaagcgattgcttgggatgccctaagtcgtgtccgagaccggcagggaggtctctgaattggatcccaccatagggaggcaccgagcccccggggccaatcaaacggccctgggacccactagagaagccctctggtacttttggagtgtgtctctggaccgctagccgacccctatcgaatggggcatgggcctccacttggacttacccgataatagctcatcgAAGGTGTCAccgctcacgcccaccgagggtagcctggcatattccacccctccttccgaatgaaaaggatgcatgagggccacacaaaaaagtcatggaaactcctgatcgcccacttgctccgagcagaggctcgggggctcctcctgcaaccaagccgagacccagcgacctgaaCTCACACttgggggctcagcaaacaacccctccttctgaacaaaaaagATGCGTGAGGGCCACACACAAAAAGTTAGGGAAACttttgatcgccctcttgctccgagcagaggctcaggggctcctcctgcaaccaagctgagacctagcgacctgaactcgcactcgggggctcggcaaacaacccctccttctgaatgaaaaggatgcgcgagggccgcacaaaaaatttAGGGAAACTCccgatcaccctcttgctccgaTTAGAGGCTTGGAGGCtcctcctgcaaccaagccgaggcccagcaacccaaactcacactcgggggctcggcaaaatgcgataaaaggcaccgagcctgttacgatCTAGGGGTTCGGAGGCTCGGCCCccaagggtctcgacagccgccctaggacaaacagagtcagggatgactatgggcgagcccatacatggccgaggcccaagcaagcgattgcttgggatgacctaagtcatgtccgagaccggcagggaggtctctgaatgggatcccaccataggaaGGCACCGAGTCCCcgaggccaatcgaacggccctaggacccactagagaagccctctagtacttttggagtgcgtctctggaccactagccaacccctatcgaatggggcacgggcctccacttggacttacccgataatagctcaccggaggtgtcaccgctcgcgcccaccgagggtagcctggcatattcaacccctccttccgaacaaaaaggatgcgtgagggccgcccAAAAAAGTCAGGGAAACTCccaatcgccctcttgctctgagcagaggctcgggggctcctcctgcaaccaagccgagacccagtgacccgaactcgcactcgagggctcggcaaacaacacctccttccgaacaaaaaggatgcgcgagggccgcacaaaaaagatagggaaactcctgatcaccctctcgctccgagcagaggcttgggggctcttcctgcaatcgagccgagacccagtgacccaaaatcgcactcgggggctcgacaaacaacccctccttctgaacaaaaaggatgcgcgagggccacacaaaaaagacagggaaactcctgatcgccctcttgctccacatagaggctcgggggctcttcctgcaaacaagccgaggcccagcaacccaaactcacactcaggggctcggcaaaacgcgataaaaggcaccgagcctgttacggtctaggggttcgaaggctgggcccccaaggctctcaacagccgccccaggacaaacagagtcagggatgactatgggcaagaccatacatggccgaggcccaagcaagggattgtttgggatgccctaagtcatgtccgagactggcagggaggtctctaaatgggatcccaccgtagggaggcaccgagcccccggggccaattgaacggccctgggacccactaaagaagccctctggtactttttggagtgtgtctctggaccactagctaacccctatcgaatggggcatgggcctccacttggacttacccgataacagctcatcggaggtgtcactgctcgcgcccaccgagggtagcctggcatactccacccctccttccaaacgaaaaggatgcgtgagggccgcacaaaaaagacagggaaactcctgatcgccctcttgctctgagcagaggctcgggggctcttcctgcaaccaagccgagacccagcgacccaaactcgcactcaggggctcggcaaacatgatagaacccctcgctcaacatgagaaaagcccctggaggaataaatccactcctccagggcctcgggggctacacccggcaggtgtgctcgtgcgcacccaccgaggcctcgagtacaaaATACCATCCTGCCAGGAGCTGCcgtgagccaagtctcgtcaaaacctcaggaagagcgctcacactctccccgaggctcgggggctactattgggtaccataaaaaggggtcccctaagcaagaactgaaaaaatcgcttagaccttgtaaaaatcgaagctaagagacaaacatcggcaaacccccaccttatcagAGGCTCGGTTGGATCGCCTAGCCCACCGCGAACAATAACCAGGCTCACCCAAAGCGGgcttggcccaaaatgaaacTACGAGGCCTCAGACAAGGTAcggattctccgcctcgctcgatgccccgcacaaggcctcggacgaggaaccgattctccgcctcgcttgaggccccgcccgtaaggcctcggacgaggtaccaattctccgcctcgctcgaggccggctcggcaacaaccccgtcgcctccaccTTGACTGACTTCTCTGataggacgtcacgtccaactaacgcattcaaccactcccgcgacatcagccgaacgatggcttgatacagcggagtggccgacgagacgtgagtcacatcaacgccatgccatccgggataggacggggcagaggttaccggccgctgtgctcggcactatgcccacgactgacaccagtgctgcactgtgctgcctaacccctggtTCGAGGACAGCGCAGCATCgagagtcatgtccgggtccctgtagcctcggaatcgacatacaaagaccaactgctccctccgagcctcggctgtCTGCTTcggggtctcggtagcctcgggactcgcgcctgccgacccccccacaatggttcagcctttacaccgactgggcctcggctctctacgttgtcaacatacaaCGATCGGCACATCGTCTACAGTACGCACCATACTCTGCGCCAagccgcaggagctcccacgtcgcacaggatcaggtgtgaccggcgcgtcgctccagtgcatcgaggacaaggccgctccaccgaccatggtaccacagtgacaagctatagGGCTCGGCATGCCGCCTCCGCTCATGAAACGCCATGTAGCAAATCCTTGTACCacccccgtgcctcccttcgactataaaagggagtgaccggggccgcttctagggaTAGACAGACGAACTCACGCATCGGGACACACAGACACACGAACAAGCAACTCACGCCACTACGCAGAGACCTAGGCCTAGCTCCCTCtgtcgccctgcttgtaaacccctactacaagcacctcggtgcaaggaatacaagatcgctctctcagactggacgtaggg
The sequence above is drawn from the Miscanthus floridulus cultivar M001 chromosome 15, ASM1932011v1, whole genome shotgun sequence genome and encodes:
- the LOC136507494 gene encoding uncharacterized protein, with translation MLARADPKGPVAQGETTKVATKQAGEEAPTPHEAKARELDEAEAPSVAEATEGEAETPRTSEAEVAEAGASRPSEAEVASVGAPRTTEAEVAKAEALGTTEVEVVEAGQASVLPLVQDLPPSQESTREVEVHSISSDNTSRGKEVADAKAASTT